Within Acidimicrobiales bacterium, the genomic segment GCCGTCACGGACTGCCCACGCCCGGCAGGGCCACGTCGGTCATCGTCTTCATTTCGTCGGTCGTGGGCACTTGGAACATCCCTTCCTTCGCTGCTGGTTACCGGCCGCAACGGTACGGTTCCCGCCCTCTTCCAAACATCAGTCGATTGACTACCAGGACAAGCACAGCATGGTGAACTCGGCCGGCTAGCCGAGTGGGAAATTCCAGTCACATAACTGACCCCTTTCGCGATTCTCCGTCGTAGGATGGGGTAGCGCGAACCAGTCAGTCATAGACCATTCGTCGATACGCGCGGTTTCGGTTGACCTGACATCGTTGACTCCTACTAAGAGGGCCTTTATGTCATCTACTGCCCGGGACATAGGGCAATGGGAAATGGCCACGGTCTTGAGCACTGATCCCGAAGCGTCGCGAGCGAAGGTGCTCCGACTTCGGCTGCCGGAGCCGTCGAACCATCTCGCCGGTCAACACTACGTTGTTCGTCTGACCGCCCCCGACGGGTATACAGCGACACGCTCTTTTCCGGTGGTATCGCCACCGGATCGGTCTACTGATATTGAGATCGCCGTCGAACGGATTGCCGCGAATGAAGTATCGATGTTCCTCAACAAGGACGTGCAGGCGGGGGACCAGCTCGAGGTGCGGGGTCCGATTGGCGGGTGGTTTGTGTGGCCTGGAGACACTCCAGCGCTGCTCCTGAGCGGAGGGCGGTCCGCTCTTTTCCCCATGATCGCGATGCTCAGGCTTGCACGGCGAACCGGAGCTTCCGACCTCATCCGTCTCGTCGTGTGCGTAGGGAGTCCAGAAGGGCTCTACTTCTCGGGTGAACTGCCGGGCCCTGAAACGTCGATCGTCTACACGAATCGCGCTCCAGACACAGCGGGTCGACCGCCGGGTCGTCTAAAGAAACACGACGTACCGATCATGCCGACGGGTGCGCTCGCGTTCATCTGCGGCTCGTCGTCATTCACTGATCGAGCAACCGAGCTTGTTACGCGGACCGGCATCCCGGTTGGGCAGATAAGGACGGACCGGTTCTCTTCGTCAGGCAGTCACTAGCCACAGCAGCAGACCAGGCGCCCAGAACGGATTGTCGGCGAGCGTGATGATCGAGAGCGGAGCGCTGTTTTGCTGAGGGTGCAGCAGGAAGCATCATCGAATGGCATAGCCGTGGTATCTGTCGCTGGAACGCTGGACGCCTCCACTGTGGGCTCGTTCCGTCAGGCCGTCGCAGAGACGATCTCGTCCGAGGATTTGGTCATTGACCTGTCGAGACTCGTCTTCATTGATTCGTCAGGACTCGGCGCGTTGGTGGGCGTTATCCGACGAGTCCGAGAGTCGGGTGGTCAAGCTGCCGTCGCGTGCAGTTCACCCGTAGTAACTCGCGTGCTTTGCAGTGCTGGCCTGGACAGGATCGTCACCGTAAGCGAGTCCCTCGACGAGGCAACTGCCGCTCTCGCGAGCGCCGGAGGTTAGTGCAGGACCCGGTGAAGCTGACCCCGGGAGGTGATGTCTAGTTTGGCGAATACCTTGCTGAGGTGATACTGGACAGTGCGTGCGCTTATGAACAGCCGAGCGCCTATCTCCGGGTTGGACAGGCCCTCACCTGCCATCCGGGCGACCTGCGCTTCCTGAGGCGTGAGCACGGTCGTTGAGCCAACGTCGCGCTTGCGGGCGGTTTCACCGGTAGCGAGCAGCTCACGTCTTGCCCTTTCAGCGAAGGCCTCCATGCCTATCTCCACAAGCATGTCGTGCGCGACTCGAAGCTCCGACCGGGCGTCGGTCCGTCGCCGCTGTCTGCGCAACCACTCGCCATATACGAGATGAGCACGGGCGAGCTCTGTTCGGAGGGGGGTTCGCCCGAGGCGCTCGATGGACTCGAGATATAGACGCTCGGCCTCATTTCCGTCGATCAACAGCGCGTGCGCACGGGCGTGAACTCCGGCTGCCCAGTCGGATCGTTGATCGGTGACTTCCGTGAGCCTCTCATAAGTCTCGGCGGCGGTGTCACGGTTTCCGGTCCGCGCCGCCGCTTCGATCAGCTCGACCAGGGCCCAATTCGCGAAGCCCACACCCCATCGATCCTCGGTCGCCCGCAAGGCTGCGCGCAGCGCGTCTTCGTATCGGCTGAAGCCGTTGTTCAGAACCGCCCTCGCCCACTCAGCTGCGGATATGGCAAGTCCCTGACCTCGCAGCGAGGCATGGTTGAGCGTGGCTTCGATCAGCCGCGATGCCTCTGCTTCGTGGCCACTAAACGATGCGACGCACAACGCTCCGTACGGCGGGAACTGGATTTCCGTGGCTTCCACGGCCACTTGAATCTCGTCGACCAGTGCTGTCGCGGCTGCCAAGTCACCGGCCATCACGAGCACCTGTGCTCGCGCGCTGAGCGCGAGCGGCAGCTCGCTGAGCGCCCCAAGCTCACGCGAAAGCCGAGCCCAGCGCTCGGAGAGTGCCAACCAACGCTCCTCGCTACGGATGTGCATCGTTGCGACGTAAGCCAGCGGGAGCCACCGGAGTTCCTCATCTGGCGACATGCCATCCCCGAACGAAACTACGGCGCGCCGCAGGATCTCCAAGCCCGAGATATATCCGTGGTTGAAGCTCGCGGCGAGCCCGGCTATTAGCAGATCGGCTTCATTCCCCAGATCGGTTCCTCCGCCTGCCTGACCTGCAGCTTCGGCTACTGCCGGCACGTCGGCGCCAGGACTGGCCAATCGGCCGGCAAAGAGGGCGGCGATCATGGCGTCCCGGTAGGTAGCCCGGGCAAGATTGGGATCGGTTGTCTCGAGCCGCTTTGCGGCCTTGACCAGCAGCAACGGAGCGTCATTTCCGCGACTCATCACGAAGGCGAGCCGTGCCTGCATCAGGTCCACCCGCGCGCGTTGGAGTTCGTTGAGTGGTCCAGCTAAAGCGATCGCGAGGAGGTCCATCGCGTCGCGCAGGGCACCCGCACCGACTTTGGCCTCGGCAGCAGTGATCGCCCGGATCGCTCGCTGAGTTGGATCCGGTGTCAGCCTGGTGGCTCGCTCCAAGAAGGCCGCCGCCGCCGCCATGCCTCCGCGAGCCCTTGCCCTGCCTGCAGAGCTCTCGAGCTCGGCGGCTACGTTCTCGTCAGGAACTGCCGACGACTGGGCCCGATGCCAGGCTCGGCGATCAGGGTCGAGCGCCTCGTCAGTAGCGTCAGCCAGCGCCCGATGGACGTTTTGCCGCTCCTCGGCGGACGCCGAGCGGTACACGGCCGAACGGACGAGCGGATGGTGGAATCGAACCCCATTGGAGAACTCCACAAGGTCCGCCTGGTGTGTTGGCTTCGCTGCGGCGGCATCGATCCCGAGCCGCTCGGCGGCTCGCCACAGCAGCCCGAGGTCACCGACCGGCTCGGCGGCGGCAACTAGGAGCAGGCGTTGGGTATCGAGCGGAAGAGCCTCGACTCGCCGGCGAAAGCTCTCCTCTATGCTTTGCGAGAGCGCGACTGCGCCCGGTAGCCCGAACCCCCCGGCTAGTTCGCCGGCGGTCAAACCCCTCGGGAGCTCCAACAGCGCCAGCGGATTGCCACCGGTCTCGATGATGATGCGGTCCCGCACCTGGGCGTCCAACGGCGCGCTTAAAACCGAATCGAGCAGTTTTCGGGCCGCGTCCTCCGCCAGACCTTGGACCAAAAGCCCGGGCAAACCCGCCAGCTCCTGATTGGGAATGCGAGCCGCGAAGACCAACCCCAGCGACTCGGCACCCAGGCGGCGGGCCACGAATCCCAGTACCTGAGACGAGGCACCATCAAGCCATTGGGCATCGTCGATCAGGCAAACGAGCGGCCTCTTGTCTGCTGCCTCGGACAGCAGACTCAACACCGCTAACCCCAGCAAGAACCGATCGGGCACAGCGCCTTGAGTGATCCCAAACGTCGTTTTCAGGGCGTCACGCTGCGGTTCCGGAACTAGCTCCAGGTGGTCGAGAACGGGCGCGCACAGCTGGTGCAACCCCGCAAAGGCCAACTCCATCTCGGACTGGACGCCCGCCGAGCGGACCACCTGGCAGTCCCGCGCCTCGCCGACCAGGTATTCCAATAAGGCCGTCTTGCCGACACCCGAATCGCCATGAACGACCAGCGACCGACTCTCTCCTCCCCGAACAGCCTCGAGAAGATCCACGAGAACCCTACGTTCCGCGTCGCGGTTCGCGAGTTGTCCGGGTCGCACCCCCATCGGAAGCCCTAATCCGGACGATCGGTTAGGTGCTTCTACCCAGGTTGACTGTCACCCCTGGCGGGTCTTCCACCGGGGGGTCTTCTTGTTTGAAACGAACGTTCGACCTTTCCGCCGCACGACCACCGAGCCGGCCTTTTGCTTGAGGGACTTCAGCGAACTTCTGACCTTCATGACGGCAACCCTTCCTGGAGTGGTTACACCTCACCCGTGTGGGATCGTATCTCCGGGACGGCGCTACTTCTCAGTCCAGGATGTCTTTCAGCCTTGGTCAGCAGATCAAAGGGTGGGGTTGGCCATTACGAGGTTGCCGATCTCGGCGATGCGCTGCTCCGGCTCACCTCTCAGACCGCCGTCGATCGAGGTGTGTAGCGACAACTTCTCGGTAAGAAAGCTTTCGAGCTGGTCGCTTGATTCCCACACCCCGGCAATCAGCACGCCCCCGTCAGTGGGTCCCGCCGCGTGATACGCCTCACCCTCGGGAAGGCCATTCGGGCGCCAAAGGATGGAGGCGGTTGTGTAGTACTCGTCCATCGAGGCACCGGGCCAGAACTGCGTGACAAGGTAAGCCATATCGCCCCAATCCTGGGTCGCGTCTTTGGCAAGCAACATCAGTCGAACGACTTTTACTCATGCCGATGCCTGTCCTTGTCGCAGCCACCATCTCAGCGGAAGCAACCTAGCGAGATCACGTCTCAGGTGAGGACCCGTCCGAGTTGGTTCCGTGAGTTGACCCCGAGCTTGGCGAACACCTTGCTCAGGTGGTACTGCACGGTGGGTGGACTTATGAACAGACGCGCGCCAATCTCCGGGTTAGACAGACCTTCGCTCGCCAGCTGCGCCACCTGCGCTTCCTGTGCCGTCAGCTGGCTCCGGGTATCAGCAGCACGCTTGCGGACGGACGCGCCGGTTGCTTGCAATTCACGCCGCGCCCGCTCCGCGAAAGCTTCCATGCCCATCGAGGTGAAAAGCTCGAAGGCGGAGCGCAGGGTCTTGCGACAATCGGCGATCCTTCCGCTGCCGCGCAACCACTCGCCGTACAGCAGCTGGGCACGGGCGAACTCGCCACGCACTCGGGTCCGACCGAGCCGGTCTATCGCGTCTCTGTAGGCCTCCTCGGCGTGATCGTCCGTGCTGAGCAAGGCGCGGCAGCGTGACTCTATGCCGAGAGCCCAGTCTGAACCGGCGGCCTCGGTAGTCTCGCTTAGACGACGAAATGCCTGGGACGCAGGCTCGATCTGACCGATGCGTGAGCCCGCTTCGACCAACTCGACGAGGACACTCCAGGGTTCTACACCCATGACCGGTGGATACTGGCTCGCTTCGCGAGCCGCTTCCATAGCTTCCGCGTGCCGTCCCAGGCTGTTGCAGAGAAGCGCTTTCGCGAACCCGGTGACGATCAGCCCAAATCCCTCGCCCCTAAGCACGAGGTCAGCAACCGTCCGATCGATTAACCCGTCGAGTTCATCAGCGCCGCCGCGCCAGGCCGCGAGCAGCACCGCCCCGTACGAAGCCACGGGAATACCTGTGGCTTCGCTTGCAGCCTCGAGCTCGCCTAGCAATAGGTTCGCTCTGTCCAACTCGCCCATGATCACATGAGCGCCCATGCGCGATGTGAGCGCGATGGGCAGCGTGGCGAGGGCCCCAGCTTCTCGAGCGATTCGAACGTGACGAGCCGTCTCCAGAGTTGCTTCGTCCCAGAAATTGCCTGCCAGAATGTGGGCGAGCCATAGCCAGCGCATCTCGTCGGCGGAGAGAGTCGACGAAGCAAAGGCTTCAAGCGCTTCCTTCAGGAACGGAATTGCGGCTGCGTACCCGTCCGTGAACCTGACCGCCAAGACATCCAGGAGGAGGTCCGCAGGGCTCGGATGGTCGGGGGCTGCAGGCCCAAAGCGCACCGCCTCCGCGACTTCCCGAACGCTGGTTCCAGTGCTCAGATGGGCCCCGAACAGCGCCGCTAGAAACGCATCGAGAAACGTCTCTCGGGTCAATCTGCGGTCGAACTGCTGCATCTGTCCGGCGGCTTTGAGCAGCAAGGAGACTACGTCCCCGCCCCGGTTCAGAGTCAGCGCAATCTGGGCGCGAAACAGGTCGAGTTTGGCGCGTTCGAAATCGCTGGTAGGACCTGCCGCTGCCACCTCTAGAAAGACGAGGGCTTTCTCTGGTGCGCCGGCCTGGTGTGCCGCGTCAGCTGCAGCCAGCGCGCGCTGGGAGCGCCGCGAGGCGTCTGGCGTCAGGTCCATGGCCTTCGCGAGGAACGCGGCTGCTGCGGCTAGTCCGCCGCGTCCCTGCGCCCGCTCGGCCGACGATTCCAAATCGCGAGCTACTTCCTCGTCGGGACCGTCGGCTGCCTGCGCCCGGTGCCATGCTCGGCGGTCGGGATCCATTCTCGGGTCCGTAGCCTCGGCCAAGACCCGGTGCGCTTCCTGACGCCCTTGATCCGAAGCGGACCAATAGATAGCCGAGCGAACGAGTGGATGCCGAAACCGGACGCGCACCCCGAACTCGACGAGGTCGGCGTCGATCGCCGGCCTCGCCGCCGTAGCCGCGATGCCCACGAGCCCTGCGGCTCGCCACACCAGCACCGGATCACCAACCGGGTCTGCCGAAGCCAGGAGAAGGAGGAGACGACTATCGGGCGGGAGAGCTTCGGCTCGCTGTCGGAAGCTCTGTTCGATTGTTTCGGAAACATCCACCGCGCGGGGAAGCGTGAATCCCCCCGCCAGCTCCGTCGCCGTCAGACTCCGTGGCAGCTCCAACAGGGCCAACGGGTTGCCGCGTGTCTCGGCGACTATCTGGTCTCGGACTCGCGGTTCGAGCGGGCCGGTGAGTACCGAATCCAGCAGGGCGCGGGCATCTTCTTGCTTCAGGCCCCCAATCTCCAGGCTCGGCAGACCCGCGAGCTCACTGCCAAGCGTACGAGTCCCGAAGACCATACCGACGGACTCGGCTCCCAGGCGCCGGGCCACGAAGGCGAGAATCTGCGCCGAGGGCCCGTCGAGCCACTGTTCGTCGTCGATCAGGCAGAGCAGCGGCTGTCGAGAGGCCACGTCCGATAGCAAGCTCAACGTCGCGAGACCGACCAAAAATCGGTCTGCCACGGGCAGAGGACTCATGCCGAACGTCGTGCGCAAGGCGTCCCGTTGCGGACCGGGGAGACTGGCCAGGTGCTCGAGCATCGTGACGCACAGCTGGTGCAACCCAGCGAACGGGATCTCCATCTCCGACTGGACCCCGCTGCAGCGCCCGATACGGCACTCTGAAGCTCGACCCCCCAGGTACTCCATCATGGCTGTCTTGCCCACTCCGGGCTCGCCGTGCACCACGATTGCTCGGCTCTGTCCCTCGCGGACCGCCTCTAACAGACCGTCGAGAAGGGCACACTCATCTACGCGGTCTGTCAGGTTGAGTGGGCGTCTCCGACTTAGGGATGCCGAGGGCACCGGCACGGGACAACCGTAGATCGACAGAGGCTGCTTGGCGGATTTTGCGTCGAACGACCTAGGTGCGTTGCTGATCAGAGCGCCTATTCGGACGTATCTTCTCGCAGCAGAGTCTGGAGATTGGTGTTCTCGCTTGCTAGCTCTACCTCCGCGTTTTCGACGGCCTCATCAAGCCATTCGAGCAGCGTTTCGATCGACATTTTTCACCTCGCCCTGAGATGACCGTTTGCGCATACGGTACGAACATCGATAGCTGTCCGGCGTCGGTCGGTTGACTGCGTTCGTCGCCGGGGCTTATCCCGAGGGGCCGAACTTTTCGATTCGCAACTCTTCGGCGGGAATGCCAGACGCGAGCAACAGGTCGCTTGCCGCCTCGGCGAACGACTCTGATCCGCAGACGTAGACAGTTCCATGCTCTGGCAGAAGAGGGACGTCGTCTAACGTCAGTCGTCCGGGGGGACGGGGACTGCCCGCGGGAGCCGAACGCGTGTATATGACTGTCGTTTCGGGACCAGAGATTTCGTCGGCGTAATAGAGGTCTTCGGGACGGCGGACCGAGACAAGCAGGCGAACGAGGTCGGCGACCCCAGTCCGCCGTGCGAGT encodes:
- a CDS encoding FAD-binding oxidoreductase, which produces MSSTARDIGQWEMATVLSTDPEASRAKVLRLRLPEPSNHLAGQHYVVRLTAPDGYTATRSFPVVSPPDRSTDIEIAVERIAANEVSMFLNKDVQAGDQLEVRGPIGGWFVWPGDTPALLLSGGRSALFPMIAMLRLARRTGASDLIRLVVCVGSPEGLYFSGELPGPETSIVYTNRAPDTAGRPPGRLKKHDVPIMPTGALAFICGSSSFTDRATELVTRTGIPVGQIRTDRFSSSGSH
- a CDS encoding STAS domain-containing protein, which codes for MQQEASSNGIAVVSVAGTLDASTVGSFRQAVAETISSEDLVIDLSRLVFIDSSGLGALVGVIRRVRESGGQAAVACSSPVVTRVLCSAGLDRIVTVSESLDEATAALASAGG
- a CDS encoding AAA family ATPase; protein product: MGVRPGQLANRDAERRVLVDLLEAVRGGESRSLVVHGDSGVGKTALLEYLVGEARDCQVVRSAGVQSEMELAFAGLHQLCAPVLDHLELVPEPQRDALKTTFGITQGAVPDRFLLGLAVLSLLSEAADKRPLVCLIDDAQWLDGASSQVLGFVARRLGAESLGLVFAARIPNQELAGLPGLLVQGLAEDAARKLLDSVLSAPLDAQVRDRIIIETGGNPLALLELPRGLTAGELAGGFGLPGAVALSQSIEESFRRRVEALPLDTQRLLLVAAAEPVGDLGLLWRAAERLGIDAAAAKPTHQADLVEFSNGVRFHHPLVRSAVYRSASAEERQNVHRALADATDEALDPDRRAWHRAQSSAVPDENVAAELESSAGRARARGGMAAAAAFLERATRLTPDPTQRAIRAITAAEAKVGAGALRDAMDLLAIALAGPLNELQRARVDLMQARLAFVMSRGNDAPLLLVKAAKRLETTDPNLARATYRDAMIAALFAGRLASPGADVPAVAEAAGQAGGGTDLGNEADLLIAGLAASFNHGYISGLEILRRAVVSFGDGMSPDEELRWLPLAYVATMHIRSEERWLALSERWARLSRELGALSELPLALSARAQVLVMAGDLAAATALVDEIQVAVEATEIQFPPYGALCVASFSGHEAEASRLIEATLNHASLRGQGLAISAAEWARAVLNNGFSRYEDALRAALRATEDRWGVGFANWALVELIEAAARTGNRDTAAETYERLTEVTDQRSDWAAGVHARAHALLIDGNEAERLYLESIERLGRTPLRTELARAHLVYGEWLRRQRRRTDARSELRVAHDMLVEIGMEAFAERARRELLATGETARKRDVGSTTVLTPQEAQVARMAGEGLSNPEIGARLFISARTVQYHLSKVFAKLDITSRGQLHRVLH
- a CDS encoding ribosomal protein bL36, with protein sequence MKVRSSLKSLKQKAGSVVVRRKGRTFVSNKKTPRWKTRQG
- a CDS encoding AAA family ATPase, producing the protein MPVPSASLSRRRPLNLTDRVDECALLDGLLEAVREGQSRAIVVHGEPGVGKTAMMEYLGGRASECRIGRCSGVQSEMEIPFAGLHQLCVTMLEHLASLPGPQRDALRTTFGMSPLPVADRFLVGLATLSLLSDVASRQPLLCLIDDEQWLDGPSAQILAFVARRLGAESVGMVFGTRTLGSELAGLPSLEIGGLKQEDARALLDSVLTGPLEPRVRDQIVAETRGNPLALLELPRSLTATELAGGFTLPRAVDVSETIEQSFRQRAEALPPDSRLLLLLASADPVGDPVLVWRAAGLVGIAATAARPAIDADLVEFGVRVRFRHPLVRSAIYWSASDQGRQEAHRVLAEATDPRMDPDRRAWHRAQAADGPDEEVARDLESSAERAQGRGGLAAAAAFLAKAMDLTPDASRRSQRALAAADAAHQAGAPEKALVFLEVAAAGPTSDFERAKLDLFRAQIALTLNRGGDVVSLLLKAAGQMQQFDRRLTRETFLDAFLAALFGAHLSTGTSVREVAEAVRFGPAAPDHPSPADLLLDVLAVRFTDGYAAAIPFLKEALEAFASSTLSADEMRWLWLAHILAGNFWDEATLETARHVRIAREAGALATLPIALTSRMGAHVIMGELDRANLLLGELEAASEATGIPVASYGAVLLAAWRGGADELDGLIDRTVADLVLRGEGFGLIVTGFAKALLCNSLGRHAEAMEAAREASQYPPVMGVEPWSVLVELVEAGSRIGQIEPASQAFRRLSETTEAAGSDWALGIESRCRALLSTDDHAEEAYRDAIDRLGRTRVRGEFARAQLLYGEWLRGSGRIADCRKTLRSAFELFTSMGMEAFAERARRELQATGASVRKRAADTRSQLTAQEAQVAQLASEGLSNPEIGARLFISPPTVQYHLSKVFAKLGVNSRNQLGRVLT